A single region of the Ascaphus truei isolate aAscTru1 chromosome 6, aAscTru1.hap1, whole genome shotgun sequence genome encodes:
- the LOC142498055 gene encoding indolethylamine N-methyltransferase-like, producing the protein MPTELLLLFYLLKLQLQVEVEHRSNRIVTPRSRKMDSSLHKHYHDEEFDPRGLIDTYCYNGNNDMFADLVVYPITQLFKTFSSGRVRGETLLDVTIGPLAFHLLTACDFFKEINVIEFTDTNIREFEMWKNKEPGAADWSHTAKIVCDLEGKSEEWEGKEDKARRAVKRIVKCDLSKDNPLEPVVLPQVDCLISMFALQVVSKDHQAFRSNLKKLASMLKTGGHILLVGTYNTSWYTIGEHKFFCLSYDEGFIREAVCDAGFIIENLEVSHTKKTSNFADYDHIMFMIARKEREV; encoded by the exons ATGCCAACCGAGCTGCTACTACTATTCTACCTTCTCAAGTTGCAACTTCAGGTGGAAGTGGAACATAGAAGTAACAGGATCGTTACACCAAGGAGCCGCAAAATGGATTCCAGTCTCCACAAGCATTACCATGATGAAGAGTTTGATCCCAGAGGGTTAATAGATACATATTGCTATAATGGAAATAATGATATGTTTGCGGATTTGGTTGTGTATCCTATTACACAATTGTTTAAAACGTTTTCTTCAG GTCGtgtgagaggggaaaccctgCTCGATGTTACCATTGGACCACTTGCTTTCCATCTCTTAACCGCCTGTGATTTCTTCAAAGAGATCAATGTGATAGAATTTACCGACACAAATATCAGGGAATTTGAAATGTGGAAGAACAAGGAGCCCGGAGCTGCTGACTGGTCTCACACTGCAAAAATAGTTTGTGATCTGGAAGGAAAGAG CGAGGAGTGGGAAGGAAAGGAAGACAAAGCAAGAAGAGCAGTGAAACGCATTGTCAAATGCGATCTCTCCAAAGATAACCCTTTAGAGCCTGTAGTCCTGCCACAGGTGGACTGTCTGATCTCCATGTTTGCCTTACAGGTTGTTAGCAAAGACCACCAGGCTTTCCGTAGCAATCTGAAAAAACTAGCGTCAATGCTTAAAACGGGGGGACACATTTTACTGGTGGGGACATATAATACTTCGTGGTATACGATTGGAGAGCACAAGTTCTTCTGTCTATCATATGATGAGGGGTTTATAAGAGAGGCTGTTTGTGATGCAGGATTCATCATTGAGAATTTGGAAGTATCACATACTAAGAAGACCAGCAATTTCGCAGATTATGACCATATTATGTTTATGATAGCACGGAAGGAGAGGGAGGTTTAG